The nucleotide sequence ACGTTGATGAAGGCATTGTGCCTGCGCACTATTGTTTCAAGTCCGCCCTTCGGTTTACTACCACAGCTGACTGTGGCCTATTTATAAGAGCTGGTCCACGGCCCACAAGGCGTGGGGAACATTAGGGTCCAATCCAGAGATATGAGGAGTAAGGAAGGGAAGGAGAGCACAGAGAGGGTGGATTCGGGTGGTGTTTTTTAGTCTGAAGTAGAATTTACTTAATTTGCCTAGGATTTGTAGGACTTAATTAGATTTTGAATTTTGACATTCacaatatgttttattattatatgtatgtatgtattttactATTTAGGACATTTCACATACAGTAGGCTACATGAACAATTACAATTACATGTTTATATAAATTCACCTACATAGTCTGTATAAAgtaatatgtatttatatatgtatatgattTACTATTGGTTAATCATTTTCCTCAGAAGATATGAATATTGCCAACatttagtattttaaaaaaatgaacagattaaaaaaacttttataGTAGCTTCGGTTTAGTTGAACCTTAAAGCTGAGTGACATGGACAGTAATCcactgttttatattttgtcatAAGCGTAACAATTCTGGCCTCTgctgaaataataaacaataacaaatgACCTTTGAACTTGACACTTTCCTGGAGTTTTTGACTGTATCAAACTTTATTCATCAGCAGATGGACTTTGCTGAGTTGCCATGGAACATAGTACATTAGTAAATTATCAAATTACCATTTGTGAACTAAAAAATAGACCTGTCTATTTAATGGCACACGATACAGAGTGAGTATAGTTGACATGTAGCATGCTGCCCTCTAATGGACTGTAATGCAAACTGTGCCACAGTGTTTCTTTTTGGGGGTCACTAGCCTGAATAAAAGAGCCTTCACcgcataataaaaaaaaatatttcctgCCTCGTCTGAAGAAGGACATCATAAAGACCATGAATTACTTCCCCTTGTATAAACAAGTCACATTGTAGTTCTGATGTCAAATAAGTACTGTGAAGACTTGATAGTAAAGTGCTTTGCATTAAATAACAGGTTCCGTGTGACATGCAAATGATTTTGACTTCCCATAAGAGGAAGTTATATATAGGATATGTCCATGAACCAGATCATTCTCTAGAGAGTGGAACAAAAGTATGCATGTGTTTACCCCTGTGTATCCACAATGTTCTTTTTAAAGGTATTTGTCAGTTTCCTCAGTGTATTTTGCCTCTGTTCAGGGGAGAATGGCCTGCATGCAAACTCACCAGGGGACATAATCATTGGAGGCCTTTTTCCCATTCACAAACAAACCAATAGGAGCACAACCCATGGACCTCTCTCCTGTAGTTGGTAAGTACGACCTCACTGAAATGTATCGATTAACATGACCACAATTTATTTGAATCATTTCATCAATTTTAACTGTCCTGTCAATTTTTGAAGGTATGATTTGCGAGTGTTCCTACACTCTCAAGTGATGATATATGCTCTCAGAGAAATAAACCAGCGCACACCAAGGGCTTTACCCAACTTCACTCTTGGATACGACATCTATGACACTTGTGGAGATGTCAGCATTGCCATAAGAGCGACACTCCAGCTGCTTAAGAATCAATCAGACCCTCAGATGTGTTTAGTGCCTGCAAACTTTCAATCTGTTTTATCTGAACCCAAAACAAAGGCAGTGATTGGTGAAAGGTACTCTGAAGTGTCAATAGCTGTTGCACGAGTTGTTGCTCTGTCATCAGTTGCTCAGGTTTGTCTTCTTTGTACTGGATACCGTCCCATTTCCCAGGGTTAAAAATGCTAAACATTTTGAATTCCTGTATGTAGCTTGATGCTAATGATGAGAATATGACAAAATTATCTATCCATCTAAATCTAAGATTCTGTAATATGTAACAAAACAATTGCATTACTCTTGCAAACTGCATTCCAAGTTGTTTCAACATGATTTATTCCTGTTTGTTACAGATAAGTCATGGATCGACTAGTGAGCAGCTGAGCAGGAAGTTGAAGTTCCCCTCTTTTCTGCGAACAATATCCAGTGATGAACATCAGACAAAGGCCATTTCTGAGTTGGTGAGGAAGTTCAACTGGACAGCAGTAGCCATTGTGGGAAGTGATGATGAGTACGGGAAGTATGGCAGTGATCGCCTCGAGGCCAATCTCAGAGTAATGAAGAACATCTGCATTGAATTCATCAATATCCTGCCAGGTTACTTCTCCAAGAATACTTCCCAAGTCCATAAGATGCTGAATGAATTGGTGGACAATATCAATAAATCCCCTGCCGAGGCTATCATCATGTTCACCAAGGACACCAATGTTAATGTCATCATGGAAGCAGCTATTAAACACAACCTAAACCGAACCTGGATTGCAAGTGATTCATGGTCCACCTCTTCATTGATCTCCACACTGCCTGGCATTGAGAAAGCTGGAGAGGTTTTTGGATTCATCTCCAAGAGGAATGAGGTGCCTAAGTTTAAAGACTACGTCATGTCAGCATTCAATGGAACCACTAATAACATTCTGGATCATCACCTGATTCATTATCCGCTTTGTTCTAGTCAGTCAGATGAGAACAGAGAAAGTAACTGCTCCCTAGCAGACAGCAATCAGGGGTCCAAACAATGTCTGGACCTAAGCTGCTTGGCTAAGTACATTGACCAGGATGAATCATACAATATCTACTTAGCTGTTCAAGTCATTGTTGAAGGTCTTAGACGCTTGCTCAAGTGTGACAACCACAAATGTGAACGTGGCAACCAGTTTACAGCCTCTGAGGTACTGTAAAGTTATCTAGCTGACATGTTTTTCATTCTTTGATGTGTGTCTAAGGGACAATTGTAAGATAATGccagaatttttgtttaaaacaatgTATCTATGAAGTGTGAAGAATCAACCGCCctttatgtcaaagacatctgtatactgtgttgcagagatgtctacttaaattagcatgctaacaagctagcctgTCCTGTCTCATTGTCTCCCCTCCCTGCCTGCCATCTCATGTCTGTCCTTGAGTTATAATCATGGTCAAAGCTCCCATACTTCATCCCCTGTTATCACTGACCTCCATTGGTCTTGGAAGCTGTGTTCAATCCCAGTTCAATGTCCAATATCAGATAAGCGGCCAAATCCAGTTGAGCTGGGCCCCAATGCCTGTGGTGACTCCCCCTGTGATTGAGGTCCTGTTATAGACGAACTCTAGAGCCTCTGGCTCCTAGTCTAACTGAGACATGGGCTAAATAGTTAACGGTAGCTAGCCAAGGACATTACATTAAAACCTGTTCACAGCATTGGGGACAGAACCcagttcattcctatgaaatcTGCTAAATGGCAAATTTAGCCAAAACTTCCTGGCTGAAATTACCCGGATCTTCTGTGTTGGTTGGCTCATACTGCGTGGGCACTACAGACTTCGAGCCAGCTAAATTCCAGTTTAGTGCCCAGCTAACTTAAATAGAGATACATAATTTAATCATGCGGCTCTCCTTGACTACTAATTTTATTGGACCAAATGTCTCAAATTTTGATGGTGAAATTAGTCATTTTGTCGGGGTTGTGACTCTTAAAAACATGTATCCACCATTTTATAgcagcttctttcacaatgtaagctcaACTAGAAGTctttttgggccccagtgcattGCGTGATGTTGTAATCACGCAGTTTGGCCACTATAGAAGTTGGCTTCAAAGCATATTTTGGAGATGCGTTTCGAAGATGTGCATATTCTACGAATTACACCATTAAAGCAATAGTTTGAAACTGTGAGAAATATACACTCTTTTGCAGAGCTCGATGGGAAGATAGATACCTCTCTCATATCTGCCTTGTAAATATAAAACTACAGCTAGCAATTGTTTAGCTTACCCCAGAATTAAGTCTGGAAAAGTCGGAAACAGTAAGTCTGGGTCTCcccaaagatgaaaaaaagaaaaattggaCTGAGCGAGAGAGAAGACAAGAATAAATATTGGAGCGTCATTTAAGAGGTGGATGGAACTGCAGGATTTGAAAGGACTCGAGAGCGACACAgagttagctgcttttctgctggacaagcaAGGACCCCAGcttgatatatattttattctacgttttaaccacaaggctatggtggcagCGGTTACAATAATATTCGCAATAGCGCATATGGCAGTACAATGTTGCATTCGAGCTACGTATAGCTCAAGTCTAACTTGTTAGCGTGTAGGCTAACTacggtgtttagctttgtgtttatggctactggttagcaagagtgtctttcaagtgaccgggtAGTTATGACGTTAAtttgtgttcagtacgctctgaggtggttgaattggtttagagaaataacgttactcatgtCGTACTCATGTCGTATGTCACCTCCTCTGTTAAGTGATGGTTATTTCAGTTTGACCTAGATGGATTATTTCGCACCTCTTTCAAACCAGCTGTCTCCTGTGTCCAAGATGTGTACATTGCTGTCCTTGAAGGACAAAAGACCCAGGCATAAGCAGActaatgtagtttatgctgtaCAATGCAGCCAGGattgcacagatttgtacattgcGGAAACAAAGAACCCCTCCATAGgtgaatggcacaacacaggagagCCAGCTACTCAGGTCGAGACTTTGCTGTCAAATTACATTTGAACGAGAAGGGCATTCCGTCCAGGACAGCAATGTACACATCTTGGCCACAGAAAACAGATGGTTTAAAAGAGATGTGAAATAATCCATCTAGGTCAAACTGGAATGACCATTGTTAAACAGAGGAATTGACCTACGATACTACTTGACACCCACTTACATTGCTGTCCTGAgatccctccccagacagcttaacatcCATTTACACCTGGACCAATCTAGCCCCACCTACCCATATGAATGCCAGTTGGGTCAACAACTCACGTGCGACCCTAACAACTAAAACTCAGAGTTCACATGTCAATTTAATGATTCTGTGAGGGTTCACACCCATACAGTGtttaaagcctgcaactccccagttataactgaagaagcctctatAGCTATAGCCCCTATGGCACTTGGAGGTAGGCAGATTTTATTACAGTTTGACAACGCtgggctagctgtttccccctatATCCAGTCCCTATGCTAAGATAGGTTAACTGAGGCAAGGCTGTAGCCTCATAATTACTGGAAAGGTAAGTATATTTAGTGTATAAgtgtatttaaaaagaaacttgAATTCTTCTTataaaccaacaaaaacaacattgtcCTCTTTTGGTCTCGTTTGGTATATGGAAGTATTACTGTTGTATGATTTGTTGCTTCAATAGCCGTTCAATGTAGCCATTTCTTGTTTTTAGTTCAATGtagttttgtgtatttttgtcttCACAGCTTCTTACGGAAATCAAGAAAGTCAACTTCACGGTGAACACTACACGTATATTTTTCGACTCTAATGGAGACCCCAGCTTAGGATATGATATTTTGTACTGGAACATGACTGAATCCAAAAAGGGCACGAGCATAAAAACTATCGGAGAATACTGGCCGAATGGAAAaattgaaatccacaatgattTTGTTGGTAATAAGAGTAGAGAGATGGTAAGGTCAAAATTTAATTGGATATCTAATTCCCAATATAATAAATCATGTCGAACTGATTCTGTTTTGTCTTTCAAAGGTAACTGCTTACAACTGCTCGAAAACATGTGAACCTGGCCAAATGTTGAAGAAGCAAAGCAAACGGTGCTGCCATGATTGTGTTCCATGTGCAGAAGGAGAGTTTTCTGCAGGAAATGGTAAGAATAATGTATAATGGTACACAGTTTAAATCTATAGTTTAGATTATTAACctctgtttgcatgtgtgcgtgtgcgtgagtgtgtgaattGTCAACTTGAGATACTGTGCATTTTCTCAACTCAACCCTTATATTAAGCTAATATGGCTTGGCTTGGTACTTCCTCATTTAGGTTCAAATACTGTTTGTTGAAGTGTTTGTCATGTACATTGTCAAAGGGACGTATTCTTCATGATAAATACATTCCTTGAGCGGCagatgtgcatttgttttgtttacttatACAGGTGACAAGTGTGAAACCTGTGGGCAAAAGAAGTATTCATCTCCACAGAGGAATATGTGTTTTAAGAAAACTCCTGAATTCCTGGACTGGTCAGATCCCTTCATTATCATTTTAAGTTGCCTGCAAGTCTTGGGAATAATTACTACCATTGTGTTTGCTATTTTGTTTGCAATCTATCACAGAACTCCAGTCGTGAAGGCTGTTGGAGGttacttgtgttttttggaGCTTTTTTCCTTGCTGGTCTGTTTCTGCCTTGCATTTAGCTTCGTAGGAAAACCCACTGCAGCTTCCTGCATGGTAGGCCTGCCTGTCTTCGGCATTGCCTTTTCCCTCTGCATCTCTTGCATTCTGGCCAACCTGCTCCAAATCTTAGTGGGCTTCAACTTTGACCTGAAGATAAGGTTGTGGATAAAGAAGCTCAATCAGCCGGCAGCTGTGGTGATCATTGTCTCTGGGATCCAGTTGGCCCTATGTGTGCCATGGCTGTACTTTTACCCTCCATTTCCTTATGAAAGGATATTGAAAACGACCATCCTGCTGCAGTGTCACAAAGGCTCAGACAAACTCTTCATTGCCATGTTAGTCTACAATGCTTTCTGGGCCCTtagttgtttcctgtttgcatTCAAAGGTAAACAGTTGCCAGATTTGTACAAAAATGCAAGTTTAATCACCACCAGTATGAtgctttttttaatcatttggaTCCTCTTCATTCCAATTTATATCAGTTTGTTTGGGAGTTACAAACAAGCCATTGAGAGTGCAGCCATCCTCATTTCTAGCTACAGCATCCTCTGCTGTCACTTGGCCCCAAAGTGTTACATTATAATATTCAGGAAAGAGATTAATAATGAGAATGCCATTACTGAGTACATCAGGAAGCATTTTGAGCAGAAAAACTTGACTGTGGTGACATCATAAGCCTCTTTTTACAGACAGATCACACAATACTGCCATAAAGACGAGCCTTTGCCatgcctgttttgtttttttacacctACCCAAAGAACAGCACGACATTGCTGTGTGATGTTAGATAGAATGTGAGGAAAAGAGGCATGACATGTAACACTACATCGTTGGTGTCGTGATAGTCTGTTTTACCGGATGTAGACTGTTGGTATAAGCCTGCCACTGGGTGCCTATTTCAGGCAGCATCCATTTCCCTCTTTTATCTGTGCGTTACTGCAAAACAACATGCATGAGGGAGGTGTAAACCATGGGTTTGgcacaagaaaaagaaatttaGCATGTAAATTACTGAGTTTTAGTTCGGCTGGTaggcagtttttgttttttttactgacagTTCTCTGGTGATTTGCtggtttaaaaagcattgtATATACAGAATtaaagatgacattttttttgagTGAGtagttttcttttatgtttagCATACctgtaaaataatatatattgaCCTGGCtatgtgtattatttttgatCATATTGTCTTTCAGATGTGATTCAGTTCTACTTTttagaaaactgttttattaCTTCATTTTGTATTGTGGTTGTTTAAGATTTAggtagtgtttttgtttgtaaagaCTTTGAATAAAAAATCCCTTCACTATCA is from Sparus aurata chromosome 16, fSpaAur1.1, whole genome shotgun sequence and encodes:
- the LOC115597249 gene encoding G-protein coupled receptor family C group 6 member A-like, whose product is MIYALREINQRTPRALPNFTLGYDIYDTCGDVSIAIRATLQLLKNQSDPQMCLVPANFQSVLSEPKTKAVIGERYSEVSIAVARVVALSSVAQISHGSTSEQLSRKLKFPSFLRTISSDEHQTKAISELVRKFNWTAVAIVGSDDEYGKYGSDRLEANLRVMKNICIEFINILPGYFSKNTSQVHKMLNELVDNINKSPAEAIIMFTKDTNVNVIMEAAIKHNLNRTWIASDSWSTSSLISTLPGIEKAGEVFGFISKRNELLTEIKKVNFTVNTTRIFFDSNGDPSLGYDILYWNMTESKKGTSIKTIGEYWPNGKIEIHNDFVGNKSREMVTAYNCSKTCEPGQMLKKQSKRCCHDCVPCAEGEFSAGNGDKCETCGQKKYSSPQRNMCFKKTPEFLDWSDPFIIILSCLQVLGIITTIVFAILFAIYHRTPVVKAVGGYLCFLELFSLLVCFCLAFSFVGKPTAASCMVGLPVFGIAFSLCISCILANLLQILVGFNFDLKIRLWIKKLNQPAAVVIIVSGIQLALCVPWLYFYPPFPYERILKTTILLQCHKGSDKLFIAMLVYNAFWALSCFLFAFKGKQLPDLYKNASLITTSMMLFLIIWILFIPIYISLFGSYKQAIESAAILISSYSILCCHLAPKCYIIIFRKEINNENAITEYIRKHFEQKNLTVVTS